Proteins from a genomic interval of Cryptococcus neoformans var. grubii H99 chromosome 8, complete sequence:
- a CDS encoding 3-ketodihydrosphingosine reductase TSC10 — protein sequence MPTPLALVLSAIVIVGTYFTMPFWPFRKSNYDPRGKHCYITGGSSGLGKALAERLVKQGAHVTIVGRDSKKAQGVVEELKAIAAPGQIIQCISADLTSPTASTNAIHSACKPHADQAPDYIYLCAGFSQPKLFVETTKQELKDGLDGVYWVSAYTAHEACQMMSKQRRTGKIIFVASFLSYVSFAGYSSYSPAKYALRGLSDCLRSEMLLHNIDIHIFLPCGISGPGFDAENRTKPAVTKKIEEGDTPIAPDVCAAALENGLKKGYYQITDNLVTEPIRLRSNGGVPTNNFLLDTLWLILSSVGVPIWRMTADSAVRSFSAKVEKELEAKGYYVS from the exons ATGCCCACCCCTTTAGCGCTCGTTTTATCGGCAATCGTAATAGTGGGCACCTACTTCACGATGCCCTTTTGGCCCTTCCGGAAATCAAACTACGACCCTCGGGGGAAACACTGTTACATCACAGGCGGCTCGTCAGGTTTGGGCAAGGCTCTTGCGGAGCGGCTGGTGAAGCAAGGAGCGCATGTCACGATTGTCGGGCGAGATAGCAAAAAGGCGCAAGGTGTGGTCGAGGAACTCAAA GCTATCGCAGCACCGGGCCAGATCATCCAGTGCATCTCCGCGGACCTCACGTCTCCTACCGCCTCTACCAACGCGATCCACTCTGCGTGCAAACCTCACGCAGACCAAGCACCTGACTACATCTACCTCTGTGCTGGATTCTCACAGCCGAAACTCTTCGTTGAAACGACAAAGCAAGAGCTGAAAGATGGGCTTGATGGTGTGTACTGGGTATCGGCTTATACCGCTCAC GAGGCATgccagatgatgagcaaaCAACGCCGTACTGGCAAAATCATCTTTGTCGCCAGTTTCCTTTCCTACGTTTCTTTTGCCGGATACTCATCCTATTCTCCCGCCAAATATGCTCTTCGCGGCCTTTCAGACTGTCTACGCTCGGAAATGTTACTGCACAATATTGATATTCACATCTTCTTACCGTGTGGTATCAGCGGCCCCGGGTTCGACGCTGAGAATAGGACAAAGCCTGCTGTGACAAAGAAGATCGAAGAAGGGGATACGCCTATCGCCCCAGACGTCTGCGCGGCGGCTTTGGAAAATG gcttgaagaagggctATTACCAAATCACAGACAACCTGGTCACCGAACCTATCCGCTTACGTTCCAACGGTGGTGTGCCGACCAACAATTTCTTACTCGACACGCTCTGGCTTATCCTCAGCTCCGTTGGTGTACCCATCTGGCGAATGACAGCCGATTCTGCTGTGAGATCTTTCAGCGCCAaagtggagaaggagcttgaggcGAAGGGGTATTATGTGTCCTAA
- a CDS encoding cytochrome C assembly protein produces the protein MFRWDDCLEGHMLLGFIFSIISFICLLLTTFSTPLIKTIYFVSVSSSSKSDSNTKFGTFGYCITQEIGQGGGASRCSHAKVGYTQPGGVGNGDELIEWLIKTSILFSIGESSLFLLLLFPSPLSNISSPRLTESSFFPIPLALLFMCFAIITLILSLLRVGKFMWNPIYFRTTALLGALLAILAEAFALILWVHARHVFDDVWEARYGAALWTGLVGTLCAALAAAIGGPAYQGQLMYRAHREVPYNL, from the exons ATGTTCAGATGGGATGACTGTCTTGAGGGACACATGCTCCTTGGCTTCATATTTTCAATAATCTCTTTCATTTGCCT GCTCTTGACGACGTTCTCCACACCGCTCATCAAAACCATCTACTTTGTCTCcgtctcatcctcttcaaagtcGGACTCGAACACCAAATTCGGTACATTTGGCTATTGCATCACTCAAGAAATAGGGCAAGGGGGAGGAGCAAGCAGGTGCTCCCACGCGAAAGTCGGGTATACCCAGCCTGGCGGTGTGGGCAATGGGGACGAGTTGATCGAATGGTTGATCAAGACCAGTATCTTATTCAGCATCGGTGAGtcctccctctttctccttctccttttcccttctcctctctcaaACATCTCTTCCCCCCGCTTAACCGAGTCATcattcttccccatccctcTAGCGCTCCTCTTCATGTGTttcgccatcatcaccctcatcctctccctcctccggGTGGGAAAATTCATGTGGAACCCAATCTACTTTCGCACCACCGCCTTGCTTGGCGCTCTCCTCGCCATACTTGCCGAAGCGTTCGCCCTTATACTATGGGTTCATGCGAGACATGTATTTGATGATGTTTGGGAAGCCAGGTATGGAGCGGCGTTGTGGACAGGGTTGGTAGGCACACTATGTGCTGCTTTGGC AGCAGCGATTGGAGGCCCAGCATATCAAGGACAACTTATGTATCGTGCGCACCGGGAAGTGCCGTATAACCTATGA
- a CDS encoding tRNA (uracil-5-)-methyltransferase TRM9 has product MPKPIPQPAAPFSNPHEDEERTVHTVYEAIAPHFSQTRFKPWPLIAQFLSTQPPGSIGLDSGAGNGKYLPVAHQAGCEMIALDRSSGLLSHARKMGFGGLNANRQEDGKEGTGDGSNVAECVRGDMGVDVWRAGVFDFVISIAAVHHLSTPERRQHAVQIMLRPLRLSSQPPYGRFMIYVWAYEQGESSRRKMGTAFSAAASKPDNEVPSSAVSPLQEKEEREEQKKEKIQDVLVPWVLAPKKGETSKTMKQTKQPNPKQRKQSKERQQSPEESISGVESLHIDSSVQPSGSKPQSETSLSESMKLLEPRPILKPESGPELQVFHRYYHLFTAGELQSLVEAAGRAEGFCVIPSQSSGDDGNQTTKETDIEDGDDRDRIEGSVVEREEVVGRCEAGGEGKWLRVRAVGWEMDNWWLEGEVGK; this is encoded by the exons ATGCCAAAACCGATCCCTCAGCCAGCCGCACCCTTTTCAAACCCCcacgaggacgaggagcgGACAGTCCACACAGTCTACGAAGCTATCGCTCCTCACTTCTCCCAAACGAGATTCAAA CCATGGCCGCTCATCGCCCAGTTCCTCTCCACGCAACCACCCGGATCCATCGGCCTCGATAGCGGAGCAGGGAACGGCAAATACTTGCCCGTGGCGCACCAAGCGGGATGCGAGATGATCGCTTTAGATCGGAGCTCGGGCTTGTTATCCCATGCTCGCAAAATGGGTTTCGGCGGGCTCAACGCAAATAGGCAGGAAGATGGTAAAGAAGGAACAGGTGACGGGAGTAATGTGGCCGAGTGTGTAAGAGGGGATATGGGGGTTGATGTTTGGAGAGCCGGGGTGTTTGATTTTGTGATTTCCATTGCGGCCGTTCATCATCTCTCTACTCCCGAGCGGAGGCAGCACGCCGTCCAA ATAATGCTCCGACCGCTTCGCCTATCAAGTCAGCCACCATATGGACGGTTCATGATCTACGTCTGGGCGTATGAGCAAGGAGAGAGTAGTAGACGGAAAATGGGGACTGCATTTTCCGCTGCCGCGTCTAAACCCGATAACGAGGTTCCTTCCAGTGCCGTTTCTCCATTacaagagaaagaagagagagaagagcagaaaaaagagaaaatacAAGACGTGCTTGTGCCGTGGGTGTTGGCACccaagaagggagagactTCCAAAACTATGAAGCAAACCAAGCAACCCAATCCTAAACAACGTAAACAGTCCAAGGAAAGACAACAGAGTCCGGAAGAATCTATATCAGGAGTTGAAAGCCTTCACATTGACTCCTCTGTCCAGCCCTCAGGATCTAAACCACAATCGGAAACTTCCCTCTCTGAATCAATGAAATTATTAGAACCACGGCCAATTCTCAAACCAGAATCAGGACCAGAGCTGCAAGTATTCCACCGCTACTACCATCTCTTCACAGCTGGCGAGCTGCAATCCCTCGTCGAAGCTGCCGGTCGAGCAGAGGGATTCTGTGTCATACCATCTCAGAGCAGTGGGGATGATGGGAATCAAACAACAAAAGAGACTGATAttgaggatggggatgataGGGACCGAATTGAAGGGAGCgtggtggaaagggaagaagtagTAGGAAGATGCGAGGCAGGAGGGGAGGGAAAGTGGTTACGCGTAAGAGCAGTaggatgggagatggataaCTGGTGGTTAGAAGGTGAAGTCGGGAAATGA
- a CDS encoding acyl-CoA oxidase, which produces MAFPRPKPTTVETLAMERANPPFNVRKLSIKMHGSEKALVLKEKFMAEIARHPAFKLSDIHDLSKDELRERTMEKFASMVYFVTNESLEVFTLRMQLIGIADPSFWTRFGVAYGLFLGALRSGATPNQLSYWIDRGVLGLNGVIGCFAMTELAHGSNVAGLETSATFDRETDEFIIHTPHLGATKWWIGGAASTATHAAVFAQMIVDGKKYGVKTFVTQLRDTKTFQLLPGVTIGDIGKKMGRDGIDNGYIQFTYVRVPRAHMLMKHTQVSRDGVVTEPPLAQLTYGALLGGRTSMVTDSSNSAKKALTIAVRYAAVRRQFAIGKNQLETQILDYPIHQRRLMPLLAQAIAIGFTGLKLTKMYEDMTQSLDTMDPSDPNLNEILDKLKETHATSAGLKAFCTWACLDTIDKCRQSCGGHGYSAYSNFPTMYADFAVQCTWEGDNTILSLQAGRSLVGAWGAAIKGKRLVSGVAYLNDRSILTAKSDSSLTLSDIKRAWNCVAANVIKKAAEEYVSYLKAGKSKEVAMEMCSQSRFIAAKVHTVGYIFTMFKEAVEEMEESAETEVLRTVAQLYGLWQIEEQQGYFLKYGYFKAEQMDKVQTSVDGLCAEVRAIAVPLVDAFALSDHILNSPLGKYDGSVYESYFSQVQAANPLPKEHPYFTRLIKPLLERQNTEMEDPEQAMGLDDELKEIEAERNEAAKGKEGKVRKEDY; this is translated from the exons ATGGCATTCCCGAGACCAAAACCTACAACT GTCGAGACACTCGCCATG GAGCGAGCCAATCCTCCATTCAACGTCCGGAAGCTTTCAATCAAGATGCACGGATCCGAAAAAGCCTTGGTATTGAAGGAAAAATTCATGGCTGAG ATTGCAAGACATCCCGCCTTTAAGCTCTCCGATATCCACGATCTTAGCAAGGATGAACTCCGGGAGCGTACTATGGAGAAATTCGCATCCATGGTATACTTTGTGACTAACGAGAGTCTTGAAGTCTTCACTCTAAGAATGCAG CTGATAGGGATTGCGGACCCCTCATTTTGGACTAGATTTGGTGTTGCGTATGGCCTTTTCTTGGGCGCTCTTCGAAGCGGTGCTACGCCCAACCAGCTTA GCTACTGGATTGACCGCGGCGTGTTAGGGCTCAACGGTGTCATCGGCTGTTTTGCCATGACCGAGCTCGCACATGGCTCCAACGTCGCCGGTCTCGAAACCTCCGCCACATTTGACCGCGAGACCGATGaattcatcatccacacTCCTCATCTTGGAGCGACCAAGTGGTGGATCGGTGGCGCAGCTAGTACGGCCACACATGCTGCTGTGTTTGCGCAGATGATCgttgatggaaagaagtaTGGCGTGAAGACTTTTGTCACTCAGCTGAGAGATACCAA GACTTTCCAGTTGCTGCCGGGCGTCACCATCGGTGATattggaaagaagatgggcaGAGACGGTATCG ACAACGGTTACATCCAGTTCACTTACGTCCGTGTTCCGCGAGCTCACATGCTCATGAAACACACTCAAGTGTCAAGAGACGGTGTCGTCACCGAGCCT CCTCTTGCCCAACTGACATATGGTGCTCTCCTTGGTGGACGAACGTCAATGGTGACTGATTCAAGCAACTCTGCAAAAAAA GCTCTGACGATTGCTGTCCGTTACGCCGCTGTTCGCCGGCAGTTCGCCATTGGTAAGAACCAACTGGAGACTCAGATCCTGGATTACCCCATCCATCAACGGCGCTTAATG CCCCTTCTAGCCCAAGCCATCGCCATTGGATTCACCGGACTGAAATTGACAAAGATGTATGAGGACATGACCCAATCTTTGGACACGATGGATCCTTCTGAC CCTAACCTGAACGAAATCCTcgacaagctcaaggagaCTCACGCTACTTCTGCTGGCCTCAAG GCGTTCTGTACTTGGGCCTGTCTGGATACCATTGACAAGTGCAGACAGTCCTGCGGCGGTCATGGGTACTCAGC TTACTCAAACTTCCCTACTATGTACGCCGACTTCGCTGTTCAATG TACTTGGGAAGGTGACAACACTATCTTGAGCTTGCAGGCCGGTCGTTCTCTCGTAGGAGCTTGGGGAG CCGCCATCAAAGGCAAACGCCTTGTGTCTGGAGTTGCATACCTCAACGATCGGTCCATCCTCACCGCCAAATCCGACTCAtccctcaccctctccgACATTAAACGCGCATGGAACTGCGTTGCAGCGAATGTTATCAAGAAAGCTGCTGAGGAGTACGTCTCCTACCTCAAGGCTGGCAAGTCCAAAGAAGTCGCTATGGAGATGTGCTCTCAGTCAAGGTTTATCGCTGCAAAGGTGCATACTGTGGGGTATATTTTTACAATGTTCAAGGAGGCtgtggaagagatggaggaaagTGCTGAGACGGAAGTTTTGAGGACGGTGGCACAGTTGTATGGTCTTTGGCAGATTGAAGAACAACAGGGCTACTTCCTGAAGT ACGGTTACTTCAAAGCTGAACAGATGGACAAGGTCCAGACGAGCGTTGATGGCCTTTGCGCCGAGGTCCGAGCTATAGCTG TTCCACTCGTCGATGCTTTCGCCCTTAGCGACCACATCCTCAACTCACCCCTGGGCAAATATGACGGTTCGGTCTATGAATCATATTTCTCACAAGTACAAGCGGCCAACCCTCTGCCCAAGGAACACCCGTACTTCACACGACTCATTAAGCCGCTCTTGGAGAGACAGAATACTGAGATGGAGGACCCCGAGCAGGCGATGGGGTTGGATGATGagttgaaggagattgaagcGGAGAGGAACGAGGCGgcgaaggggaaggagggcaAAGtaaggaaagaagattattga
- a CDS encoding alpha-L-rhamnosidase, with protein MSVTIVSLQAEHHESGFGIAHPTPRLTWRFGSTTLKDWKQASYELVISRAGDHQAQHYSIKSEQSVLVSWPSKPIQSREIVLVKVRSIGTDGSTTNWAEITLEAALLDRGEWKAKFISGPAQEVDAPKTPFRLRKIFVLKSAPVQARLYATALGVYECEINGKRVGDQVLAPGWTSYKYHLRYQVYDISPFLQQGENTITAYVGEGWYATRLGRPGKRNNWGSRLGFLGQLEADGEAEVLTDETWECIDGPIKNSEIYNGEVYDSKYHESKAKISPIEVLPFPEAQLIASDAPPVRRVKEVKAVELITSPSGKFILDFGQNLVGFLRIEKDLKGKELLLRHAEVLEDGKLGTRPLRTAGPNDKIILGGKTKGWEPKFTFHGFRYVEILGIKPTLEDFTAIVIFSDMRRTGTFTSSHEMVNRLHENTVWGMMSNFVSVPTDCPQRDERLGWTGDIQVFAPTANYLFDTSAFLEGWLQDVAAEQIEWKGVPPTVVPYVPPNKFNDQFPKPQSIWADVVAITPWDLYNTFGDKKIMEKQWGSMCLWLDEGVPRGKNGLWSEVAPQYGDWLDPNAPPQYPAHGRTDTHFVANAYLIYVTSLVAKIGKLLKKDPKVVKKYEDDAARLHELFLEEYTTPTGRVVSDTQTALALALKFNLLKAEQIPRAQERLEFLTKWAYFKVSTGFAGTPILLPVLADNGLEHIAYRMLQEKDNPSWLYSVGMGATTIWERWDSMLPDGRINPGQMTSFNHYALGAVAQFMHTYIGGLSPSSPGWKSALIKPLPGGTITSAQTSFDSPYGRYACRWKIEGNTMLVDTEVPPNGSARVVLNEIDEVIGSGKQRFKVLYEEDKRWPPKGIRGPQSVFMPDEFVP; from the exons ATGTCGGTGACCATCGTCAGCTTACAAGCTGAACATCACGAATCCGGCTTCGGTATCGCCCATCCCACTCCTCGCCTGACATGGCGATTCGGTTCGACGACGCTCAAAGACTGGAAACAAGCTTCTTACGAGCTTGTCATCAGCCGTGCTGGGGACCATCAGGCCCAGCACTACAGTATCAAGTCTGAGCAGTCCGTCCTTGTTTCTTGGCCGTCGAAGCCTATTCAATCGAGAGAGATCGTGCTCGTCAAAGTTCGTTCGATAGGTACCGATGGGTCGACAACCAACTGGGCTGAGATCACACTCGAAGCCGCTCTGCTTGACCGAGGAGAGTGGAAAGCCAAGTTCATCTCCGGTCCTGCTCAAGAGGTTGACGCCCCCAAAACGCCTTTCCGTTTACGCAAGATCTTTGTCCTCAAGTCTGCTCCTGTTCAAGCCAGACTCTATGCGACTGCTCTCGGAGTGTACGAATGTGAGATCAACGGGAAGAGGGTGGGCGACCAGGTTCTCGCCCCCGGCTGGACGTCGTACAAATACCATCTCCGCTATCAGGTATACGATATCAGCCCCTTCCTCCAGCAAGGTGAGAATACGATTACCGCATACgtgggggaaggatggtaCGCTACCCGCCTTGGTAGACCCGGGAAACGCAATAACTGGGGCAGCCGCTTGGGATTCTTGGGACAGCTCGAAGCGGATGGTGAGGCTGAAGTGCTCACGGATGAGACGTGGGAATGCATCGATGGGCCTATCAAGAACTCTGAGATTTATAACGGCGAGGTGTACGATTCGAAATACCACGAGTCCAAAGCGAAGATCTCCCCTATCGAAgtcctccccttcccgGAAGCCCAACTCATCGCTTCCGATGCTCCACCAGTTAGGCGAGTCAAGGAAGTCAAAGCCGTTGAACTTATCACTTCACCTTCCGGCAAATTCATTCTCGATTTCGGGCAGAATCTTGTAGGATTCCTGAGGATTGAGAAGGATctgaaagggaaggagcTACTGTTGAGGCACGCAGAGGTattggaggatgggaagcTTGGAACAAGGCCCTTGAGGACGGCGGGGCCAAATGATAAGATTATTTTGGGGGGGAAGACGAAAGGATGGGAACCCAAGTTCACTTTCCACGGCTTCAG ATATGTTGAGATATTAGGGATCAAACCAACCCTCGAGGACTTTACCGCCATTGTCATTTTCTCCGATATGCGTCGTACAGGGACATTTACATCGAGTCATGAGATGGTCAATAGATTACACGAGAATACTGTATGGGGCATGATGTCCAACTTCGTCTCTG TCCCGACTGATTGTCCGCAGAGAGATGAGCGATTAGGATGGACCGGGGATATCCAGGTATTCGCACCGACTGCGAATTACCTCTTTGACACTTCAG CGTTCCTTGAAGGTTGGCTCCAAGACGTGGCTGCGGAACAGATCGAATGGAAAGGCGTGCCGCCTACCGTCGTACCCTACGTTCCTCCCAACAAATTCAACGATCAATTCCCCAAACCACAATCCATCTGGGCTGACGTGGTAGCTATTACCCCTTGGGATTTGTACAACACCTTTGGGGATAAAAAGATTATGGAGAAGCAGTGGGGTAGCATGTGCCTGTGGTTGGATGAGGGTGTGCCGAGAGGCAAGAATGGGCTTTGGTCAGAGGTAGCCCCCCAGTATGGTGACTGGTTGGACCCGAATGCTCCTC CTCAATATCCTGCACATGGGCGTACAGATACACACTTTGTGGCCAATGCCTACCTTATCTACGTCACTTCCCTCGTTGCGAAAATTGGTAAactgctgaagaaggatcCTAAGGTGGTGAAGAAATACGAGGATGATGCCGCCCGATTGCACGAACTTTTCCTCGAAGAATATACAACACCCACCGGGCGGGTCGTTTCGGATACCCAGACGgctcttgctcttgctctcAAGTTCAATTTGCTCAAAGCAGAGCAGATTCCGCGAGCCCAGGAGAGGCTTGAGTTTTTGACAAAGTGGGCTTACTTCAAGGTATCAACTGGTTTTGCAGGAACACCCATTTTGTTACCTGTCTTAGCCGATAATGGGCTGGAGCATATTGCCTACAGAATGTTACAGGAGAAAGATAATCCTTCGTGGCTGTATTCTGTGGGTATGGGTGCAACTACTATT TGGGAGAGATGGGATTCGATGCTCCCCGATGGGCGAATCAATCCTGGCCAAATGACTTCCTTCAACCACTACGCCCTTGGCGCCGTCGCTCAATTCATGCATACCTACATTGGCGgtctctccccttcctctccaggTTGGAAATCTGCCCTCATCAAACCCTTGCCAGGCGGCACAATAACTTCCGCTCAGACATCCTTCGATTCGCCTTACGGACGTTATGCGTGTAGATGGAAGATTGAGGGGAATACGATGTTGGTTGATACGGAAGTACCGCCCAACGGAAGCGCGAGGGTTGTTTTGAATGAGATTGATGAGGTTATTGGGAGCGGGAAACAGAGATTCAAGGTGCTgtatgaagaagacaagagaTGGCCGCCCAAGGGTATCCGAGGGCCGCAAAGCGTGTTTATGCCTGATGAGTTTGTGCCCTAG
- a CDS encoding kynurenine 3-monooxygenase, translated as MAQQRPKVPSHVLILGGGLAGTCFALALSKSGIRSTIFELRSDPGDIGGALMLAPNALRVLDKLVGIYEEIKDCGFNFEKINFYSEDGMKLGGFAQGDQDRWGYKAIRIKRPILHKKLLEACAASDRIDFKYGMIWKSIDENETGVTIHFEDGTRASGDILIGCDGIHSRLRSYLLPDPPTPTYAGLAGIGGEVPRSSLDIPPYITLPAFIYTRPGMVMFVPCDSSGETIGWAAQRTVPERTRAGWREYEESGDAIRRIKEDYKDVQNETLQSLLKVASEKPGEGRVWAPYQIPHLPTWHSKRICLIGDAAHAIPPSGGQGAAQAFEDGGLLSMFLSNEEAVGKGYEKLFEQFEKKRKKRFEIVESLTKTSGNSRQEGTTGLEWFIKKWGMWAYLSTKGGYMKDDALMSYDVTKESVAVPS; from the exons ATGGCCCAGCAACGGCCCAAGGTGCCTTCTCACGTCCTCATCCTGGGCGGCGGTCTCGCGGGTACTTGTTTCGCCCTCGCCCTTTCCAAATCAGGTATTCGGTCAACCATCTTTGAGCTTCGTTCTGATCCGGGCGACATTGGCGGCGCCCTGATGCTGGCTCCGAACGCCCTTCGCGTCCTTGACAAGCTTGTAGGCATCTACGAAGAGATCAAGGACTGTGGTTTCAACTTCGAGAAAATTAACTTTTATTCCGAGGACGGCATGAAGCTCGGTGGATTCGCCCAGGGTGATCAGGACAGATGGGGATACAAAGCGATCCGAATTAAGAGGCCTATCTTGCACAAGAAGCTTTTGGAGGCGTGTGCGGCAAGCGATAGGATTGACTTCAAGTACGGGATGATCTGGAAGAGCATCGACGAGAATGAGACGGGAGTAACTATCCACTTCGAAGATGGTACTCGAGCATCAG GTGACATCCTAATCGGCTGTGACGGCATTCACTCTCGCCTCCGAAGCTATCTTCTCCCCGACCCTCCTACGCCTACGTACGCCGGCCTCGCAGGCATTGGCGGAGAAGTCCCTCGCTCTTCACTCGACATCCCCCCCTACATCACCCTCCCCGCATTTATTTACACCCGTCCCGGCATGGTCATGTTTGTCCCCTGCGACTCTTCCGGCGAAACCATTGGCTGGGCCGCCCAAAGGACTGTACCGGAGAGGACCAGGGCTGGATGGAGAGAGTACGAAGAAAGCGGTGACGCTATCAGAAGGATCAAAGAGGACTATAAGGATGTTCAGAATGAGACTCTCCAGAGTTTGTTAAAGGTCGCTAGCGAGAAAcctggagaaggaagagtttgGGCGCCGTACCAAATCCCTCATCTCCCGACCTGGCACTCAAAGAGAATCTGTTTGATAGGCGACGCTGCACATGCCATCCCACCGTCGGGCGGTCAAGGTGCAGCCCAAGCTTTCGAAGATGGCGGTCTCCTATCTATGTTTCTTTCCAATGAAGAAGCCGTCGGGAAGGGTTATGAGAAATTGTTTGAGcagtttgagaagaagaggaagaagagatttgAGATTGTTGAATCGCTCACCAAGACGAGTGGGAATTCGAGGCAGGAAGGGACGACAGGCTTGGAATGGTTTATCAAGAAGTGGGGAATGTGGGCGTATCTTTCCACGAAGGGTGGTTACATGAAAGACGATGCGTTGATGAGCTACGATGTGACCAAGGAGAGTGTAGCTGTACCCAGTTAA
- a CDS encoding opsin 1, producing MDYFAEFRPTTTISVNPPGGTNTHHPDPHHSHHLPLPTAPFPSATPRFLHATRVGHVSIWVFTAFFIAGLVVALFLTSRTQKKNRLFHGISAVILTVSALTYMSLATHIGSTFVPIYGPPGHHEPLVHYFRQVFSIRYIDAAITGPLTILALSRLAGVSPATALSAALAQLVVVYSAWAASVGGGWPWGKHGKGAGTKWAWFAIADLAFLIVWIVLLAKGRKAAVHRPRPTQGLFYLLSSMIIFIHIGQGVIWILTEGINLISVNAEIISYGIMDVAAKIGFTHLLLLLHKSDEEGPWTLPAWWAEDPEGTGPDGRGIYGAVASVGSD from the exons ATGGATTACTTCGCAGAGTTCAGGCCTACCACTACCATTTCAGTCAACCCCCCCGGGGGCACAAACACCCACCACCCGGATCCTCACCATTCTCACCATTTGCCCTTGCCCACGGCACCTTTC CCATCAGCCACGCCCAGGTTTTTACATGCCACTCGTGTCGGCCATGTCTCAATCTGGGTATTCACCGCGTTCTTCATTGCTGGCTTGGTGGTTGCATTGTTCTTAACTAGTAGGactcagaagaagaatcgTTTGTTCCATGG TATCTCTGCTGTCATCCTCACCGTCTCCGCCTTAACCTATATGTCCTTGGCCACCCATATCGGATCCACTTTTGTTCCCATTTACGGTCCTCCCGGTCACCACGAACCACTCGTCCACTACTTCCGCCAAGTATTCTCGATCCGCTACATTGATGCTGCCATCACTGGTCCTCTCACGATCCTCGCTCTTTCTCGCTTGGCAGGTGTCAGTCCTGCTACAGCGTTGAGTGCCGCTCTCGCCCAATTGGTTGTAGTATACTCTGCTTGGGCTGCAAGTGTCGGTGGCGGTTGGCCGTGGGGTAAGCATGGGAAGGGTGCGGGGACCAAGTGGGCTTGGTTCGCAATTGCCGACTTGGCATTCTTAATCGTCTGGATTGTGCTTCTCGCCAAAGGTCGAAAAG CCGCCGTTCATAGGCCTCGCCCTACTCAAGGCTTGTTCtaccttctttcctccatgATAATCTT CATTCATATAGGCCAAGGCGTCATCTGGATTCTCACTGAGGGCATCAACCTCATCAGTGTTAACGCTGAGATTATCAGCTACGGTATCATGGACGTTGCCGCCAAGATTGGTTTCACCCACCTTCTTTTGTTGCTTCACAAGAGCGATGAGGAGGGTCCTTGGACCTTGCCTGCTTGGTGGGCTGAGGATCCTGAAGGTACCGGGCCCGATGGTCGAGGTATCTATGGGGCTGTTGCCAGCGTTGGTTCTGACTAG
- a CDS encoding large subunit ribosomal protein LP0: MGATRANKELYFEKLRALIEKYPSIFVVNIDNVSSQQCHMIRQALRGKGVVLMGKNTMVRRAIRTILPEFPQFEKLMPFVKGNIGFVFTSGDLKDVREIIIANKVAAPARAGAFAPNDVYVPAGNTGMEPGKTSFFQALGIPTKIARGTIEIVSDVQVVAAGSKVGPSEATLLNMLNISPFTYGMTVVQVYDNGAVFPSSILDIEEKTLIDQFVSGIKTVAAISLATGIPTIASVMHSLVNSYKNILNISLATDYEFEGSAKIKEYLANPEAFAVAAAPAAAAEASSEAAPAAAKEEEKEESDDDMGFGLFD, encoded by the exons ATGGGTGCCACTCGTGCTAACAAGGAACTTTACTTCGAGAAGCTTAGGGCTCTCATCGAGAAGTACC cctccatcttcgtcgtcaaCATTGACAACGTCTCTTCCCAGCAATGTCACATGATCCGACAGGCTCTCCGTGGCAAGGGTGTTGTTCTTATGGGCAAGAACACCATGGTCCGACGTGCTATCCGAACCATCCTCCCCGAGTTCCCCCAGTTTGAGAAGCTCATGCCTTTCGTCAAGGGAAACATTGGTTTCGTCTTCACCTCTGGTGACCTCAAGGACGTCCGAGagatcatcatcgccaacAAGGTTGCCGCCCCCGCCCGTGCCGGTGCCTTTGCTCCCAACGACGTCTACGTCCCTGCCGGTAACACTGGTATGGAGCCCGGAAAgacctctttcttccagGCCCTTGGTATCCCCACCAAGATTGCCCGTGGTACCATTGAAATCGTCTCTGACGTTCAGGTCGTTGCCGCTGGTAGCAAGGTCGGCCCCTCTGAGGCTACTTTGTTGAACATGCTCaacatctctcccttcaCCTACGGTATGACCGTCGTCCAGGTTTACGACAACGGTGCcgtcttcccctcttccatcctcgacattgaggagaagacccTTATTGACCAGTTCGTCTCTGGTATCAAGACCGTTGCCGCCATCTCTTTGGCCACTGGTATCCCCACCATTGCCTCCGTCATGCACTCTCTTGTCAACTCTTACAAGAACATCCTCAACATCTCTCTCGCTACCGACTACGAGTTTGAGGGCTCTGCCAAG ATCAAGGAGTACCTTGCCAACCCTGAGGCCTTTGCCGTCGCTGCTGCTcccgccgccgctgctgAGGCTTCTTCCGAGGCTgcccccgccgccgctaaggaggaggagaaggaggagtcTGACGACGACATG GGCTTCGGTCTCTTCGACTAA